The Methanoplanus sp. FWC-SCC4 genome has a window encoding:
- a CDS encoding energy-coupling factor transporter transmembrane component T family protein, whose amino-acid sequence MFFKKPGEKNKKMKKGICYIQKDSPVHRLDPRTKLLILILLSVSVLIDANLLRTLLLFGVVLFAAYISGLFSKWAGALRYILPFMIFIVVIDAFFCSFHSGTEFFSADFWIFHPRVTEGSVNFAASMGVRLLAIGGFSFLFIMTTSYSDFVKSLQAMKIPRMLSFSLGFALKSITSLSGDLHAIMDAQRSRGLEFDRDSIIKNSDKMFSLFVPMTVSVMNRSSNVCDAMQCRGYGSCREPTVHNPPVYGKNDFIAVFFVLIYIIFIHFFL is encoded by the coding sequence ATGTTTTTTAAGAAACCGGGCGAAAAAAACAAAAAAATGAAGAAGGGTATCTGCTATATTCAAAAAGATTCCCCTGTACACAGACTTGACCCCCGGACAAAACTCTTAATCCTGATTTTACTCAGCGTTTCTGTACTTATTGATGCAAATCTTCTACGGACACTTCTTCTTTTTGGTGTTGTTTTGTTTGCAGCATATATTTCAGGTCTGTTCTCAAAATGGGCCGGCGCACTCCGGTACATTCTGCCTTTTATGATCTTCATTGTCGTAATTGACGCCTTTTTTTGCTCTTTTCATTCCGGTACTGAGTTTTTTTCTGCTGATTTCTGGATATTTCATCCGAGGGTGACTGAAGGGAGTGTGAATTTTGCTGCATCAATGGGTGTTCGTCTTCTTGCAATTGGCGGTTTTTCATTTCTTTTTATTATGACAACATCATACAGTGATTTTGTAAAAAGTCTTCAGGCAATGAAAATTCCCCGTATGCTCTCATTTTCTCTTGGATTTGCACTGAAATCTATCACATCGCTTTCAGGGGATTTACATGCCATTATGGATGCACAGCGCTCAAGGGGCCTTGAGTTTGACAGGGATTCCATAATTAAAAACAGTGACAAAATGTTTTCATTATTTGTTCCTATGACAGTCTCGGTTATGAACAGATCGTCTAATGTATGTGACGCAATGCAGTGCAGGGGTTATGGTAGTTGCAGGGAACCGACTGTCCATAATCCTCCTGTTTATGGAAAAAATGATTTTATTGCTGTTTTTTTTGTTCTAATATACATAATTTTCATACATTTTTTTTTGTGA
- a CDS encoding PEGA domain-containing protein, protein MKKNTLLKKIIVALIIISFGIQTAPAADLPSNNLPDAYHVNIDTANSGGYYIKFDGGGLNALHITTSTSEEYGQVTTTSSNSGTFYISDTGGRGFFNDMILMVAIKKPAGEESLPEDMNIRIKSSGFQWEPTGAINKPPAIDAVRYVEGAIDESYGLSSLSYGPQKWKAAGIENSPKNYPIYFGQDMGNGDDLFYFFFVDLKVGNLGRSSGINSVLQNKGMIKVEYSVENLDDGLISFNSYGWCDDLQSNQGKGISWTNALTGPTPSGYTVKLGTGGGGEGSGSSSGAIDYGDSGSDSQPDLPKVGNLNITSEPAGAKVFLDGAFTGEVTNASFTDLPTGDYGVYLELENYERTDKRWVTIRGGYVSEENFNLTLEKSSCFVESVPKGADIFLDGTDTLWHTDCELDNIEVGNHTITVSKPGFLAVSRNVSIEADKTAHISVNLNSGEVDEISNNEAGDKTGDFSKPETKIPTDKKTPQKEGNASFAESSLKATPAIDNKDYGKSPDPVVSEEGGIVEGFIGFLNSLIFGENPENKDERVSPGYNTGEQAANLNNPVQTQENNPGILNLSGEEIPEFLPEEKTGTVYVTSYPENLPIKFDGKDSGYFTPHLFYGVKEGIHKVGVVITGDSTKTVEEDVRVFKAENLVIHLEPEKYRKKVSVNLKSKDFRNLEFKIGDKNPEYSFPQLLTVDNTGTYVTVFDEGRYYSYNPGTLSEGEDVWVTRNSNFGKVSINSKPEGANIFVNGYDTGEKTPAVLDTLSEGHHQVQVSMDGYYPQKKELVMVDSKDEIDYEMRFLLSEYPYGVLSVNSEPEGCNIYLRGSYTGKKTPYTFEYMPIGSYDVMVMYNRTITEEKEVTVLPFDEAGIISCNVTMAELI, encoded by the coding sequence ATGAAGAAAAATACCCTGTTAAAAAAAATAATTGTCGCACTGATAATTATTTCATTTGGGATCCAGACTGCACCTGCAGCAGATCTTCCGTCAAATAACCTTCCCGATGCATATCATGTAAACATAGATACGGCAAACTCCGGAGGATATTATATAAAGTTTGACGGAGGTGGATTAAATGCCCTCCATATTACAACAAGCACCTCTGAGGAGTACGGGCAGGTTACAACGACCTCATCTAACTCCGGAACATTTTATATTTCCGACACCGGTGGAAGAGGATTTTTCAATGACATGATTTTGATGGTTGCCATCAAAAAGCCGGCGGGGGAAGAATCTCTTCCTGAAGATATGAATATCAGAATTAAATCAAGCGGTTTTCAGTGGGAACCGACAGGAGCGATAAATAAGCCTCCTGCAATTGATGCTGTAAGATACGTCGAAGGAGCAATTGATGAATCATATGGATTAAGTTCTCTTTCTTACGGTCCTCAGAAGTGGAAGGCAGCCGGTATTGAAAACTCTCCTAAGAATTACCCGATATACTTCGGGCAGGATATGGGAAATGGGGATGATCTTTTTTACTTCTTCTTTGTCGATTTAAAGGTTGGAAACCTTGGAAGAAGCAGTGGTATTAACTCTGTTCTGCAAAACAAGGGTATGATCAAGGTTGAGTATTCGGTTGAAAACCTTGATGACGGCCTGATTTCGTTTAACAGTTACGGATGGTGTGATGACTTACAGTCCAATCAGGGAAAGGGAATCTCCTGGACCAATGCCCTTACAGGTCCCACCCCGAGCGGCTACACGGTAAAACTGGGAACCGGAGGGGGCGGTGAAGGCAGCGGTTCTTCATCCGGAGCAATAGACTATGGTGACAGCGGTTCCGACTCACAGCCGGATCTCCCAAAGGTCGGGAACCTGAATATTACATCGGAACCGGCAGGTGCAAAGGTCTTCCTTGATGGTGCTTTCACAGGAGAGGTGACAAATGCATCTTTTACCGATCTCCCGACAGGAGATTACGGTGTTTACCTTGAACTTGAAAATTATGAAAGAACTGATAAGAGATGGGTAACAATCAGAGGCGGATATGTATCTGAAGAGAATTTCAATCTTACCCTGGAAAAAAGTTCCTGCTTTGTTGAATCAGTCCCCAAAGGCGCTGATATATTCCTTGACGGGACAGATACCCTGTGGCATACGGATTGTGAGTTAGATAATATTGAGGTTGGAAATCATACTATAACGGTCTCAAAGCCGGGATTTTTGGCTGTTTCCAGAAATGTGAGCATTGAAGCTGATAAAACGGCTCATATTTCCGTAAACCTGAATTCCGGAGAAGTGGATGAGATTAGTAATAATGAGGCAGGAGATAAAACCGGTGATTTTAGTAAACCGGAAACAAAAATCCCGACAGATAAGAAAACTCCTCAAAAAGAAGGGAATGCTTCCTTTGCAGAGTCATCCTTAAAAGCTACACCTGCTATTGATAACAAAGATTATGGGAAATCCCCGGATCCTGTCGTCAGTGAAGAAGGTGGCATTGTCGAAGGATTCATAGGCTTTTTAAATTCGCTGATTTTTGGTGAAAACCCTGAAAATAAGGATGAGAGAGTTTCCCCGGGGTATAATACAGGGGAGCAGGCGGCCAATCTGAATAATCCCGTTCAGACTCAGGAAAATAATCCGGGGATTTTGAACCTTTCCGGAGAAGAAATACCGGAATTTTTGCCTGAAGAAAAGACGGGGACAGTCTATGTGACATCCTATCCTGAAAATCTGCCGATAAAGTTTGACGGAAAAGACTCCGGATATTTTACTCCCCATCTGTTTTACGGGGTAAAAGAGGGTATTCACAAAGTTGGTGTTGTAATAACCGGTGATTCAACAAAAACGGTTGAAGAGGACGTCCGTGTGTTTAAAGCTGAAAATCTGGTAATTCACCTTGAACCAGAGAAGTACAGGAAAAAAGTGAGTGTTAACTTAAAATCAAAGGATTTCAGAAATTTGGAATTTAAGATAGGTGACAAAAATCCTGAATACAGTTTCCCCCAGCTGCTCACAGTCGACAACACCGGTACATATGTGACTGTTTTTGATGAGGGCAGATATTATTCCTATAATCCGGGTACCCTTTCAGAAGGGGAGGATGTATGGGTAACAAGGAACAGCAATTTTGGAAAGGTTAGTATTAATTCAAAGCCGGAAGGGGCGAATATTTTTGTAAACGGTTACGATACCGGGGAGAAGACCCCTGCTGTCCTGGATACTCTCTCAGAGGGTCATCATCAGGTTCAGGTTTCAATGGATGGATATTACCCTCAGAAAAAAGAGCTTGTAATGGTTGATTCAAAGGATGAAATCGACTATGAGATGAGATTCCTTTTGTCTGAATATCCGTACGGGGTTTTGTCTGTAAACAGTGAGCCCGAAGGGTGCAATATTTATCTTAGGGGAAGTTACACAGGCAAAAAGACACCTTATACTTTTGAATATATGCCGATTGGAAGTTATGATGTGATGGTCATGTATAACAGAACCATAACGGAAGAAAAAGAGGTAACTGTTCTTCCATTTGATGAAGCAGGTATAATAAGCTGCAATGTCACGATGGCAGAATTAATATAA
- a CDS encoding substrate-binding domain-containing protein — MAGCTGTQSTGDATPAATEAVATAEQTPAASEDNVLLIATTTSLDATGLLAQLETEFEEKTGADVQITAVGTGKALEFGNNGDVDLLMVHDRSRENAFLDAGSGIERRVFAFNYFVIIGPESDPAGIKGMAPGDALVTIMEKGKEDENVKFVSRGDGSGTHGKEKALWKAVGLDYDENEPVWVKEDWYVEAGAGMGTTLTMADEMNAYTLSDIGTFLKYKGDETISLVELVNEGDALINIYSAMIISPEKYPDTNVKLSKEWINFMTSDGVQEEIKVFGVEAYGQPLFFPAKGAVDILSPSGVTQEEISAAVV; from the coding sequence ATGGCAGGCTGTACCGGTACACAGAGCACCGGGGATGCTACCCCTGCTGCAACAGAGGCAGTGGCAACAGCAGAGCAGACTCCGGCAGCTTCTGAAGATAATGTATTGTTAATTGCAACAACAACAAGCCTTGATGCAACAGGACTTCTTGCACAGCTTGAAACAGAGTTTGAAGAGAAAACAGGCGCTGATGTTCAGATAACAGCAGTCGGAACAGGAAAGGCTCTTGAATTCGGAAACAACGGAGATGTCGACCTTTTAATGGTACACGACCGTTCTCGTGAGAATGCATTCCTTGACGCAGGATCAGGCATTGAGCGCCGTGTCTTTGCATTTAACTACTTTGTAATTATCGGTCCGGAGAGTGACCCCGCAGGTATCAAAGGAATGGCACCTGGAGATGCTCTTGTAACAATAATGGAGAAAGGCAAGGAAGACGAGAATGTCAAGTTCGTTTCCCGTGGTGACGGTTCCGGAACACACGGTAAAGAGAAAGCTCTCTGGAAGGCTGTAGGCCTTGACTATGACGAAAACGAACCTGTCTGGGTAAAGGAAGACTGGTATGTTGAGGCTGGTGCAGGTATGGGAACAACTCTTACAATGGCTGACGAGATGAATGCCTACACATTAAGTGATATCGGAACTTTCCTCAAATACAAGGGAGACGAAACAATTTCACTTGTGGAACTTGTAAATGAGGGTGACGCACTCATAAACATTTACAGTGCAATGATAATCAGCCCTGAAAAATACCCTGACACCAACGTAAAGCTCAGCAAGGAATGGATCAATTTCATGACCTCTGACGGCGTTCAGGAAGAGATCAAGGTATTTGGTGTTGAAGCATACGGACAGCCGCTCTTCTTCCCTGCAAAAGGTGCAGTTGATATCCTTTCACCTTCAGGTGTTACACAGGAAGAAATTTCAGCAGCTGTTGTATGA
- a CDS encoding ABC transporter permease — protein MGYITEGVQQALVLILTLDPEVVDITLRTLSITFSATIIASIIAVPLGLYISFHEFPAKKALISLIQTLYALPTVVVGLLMYMLFTKNGPLGAFSLLFTPTGMIIGQTVLIMPIITGLTIAALSSLDRGVKDTSRSLGATALQFFASMVKEARFAILSAVVMGFSRAISEVGAAILIGGNIRGQTRILTTTITLETGQGNFSLSIALGIILLLIALIVNMLMSYFQQR, from the coding sequence ATGGGCTACATTACTGAAGGTGTTCAGCAGGCATTAGTGTTGATACTGACCCTGGATCCTGAAGTTGTTGACATAACACTGAGGACTCTCTCAATTACATTCAGTGCAACAATAATTGCGTCAATAATAGCCGTGCCTCTTGGGCTTTATATATCATTTCATGAATTTCCCGCGAAAAAAGCCTTAATTAGCCTGATTCAGACCCTTTATGCCCTGCCGACCGTTGTGGTGGGTCTGCTTATGTATATGCTTTTTACAAAAAACGGTCCTCTGGGAGCTTTTAGCCTCCTATTCACTCCTACCGGAATGATAATCGGCCAGACCGTTTTGATAATGCCGATTATTACAGGCCTTACAATAGCAGCACTTTCAAGCCTTGACCGCGGAGTAAAGGATACGTCAAGATCCCTTGGTGCAACCGCGTTGCAGTTCTTTGCATCAATGGTAAAAGAAGCCCGTTTTGCCATCCTTTCAGCTGTCGTGATGGGATTTTCCCGTGCAATATCAGAGGTCGGTGCCGCCATACTTATAGGAGGAAATATAAGGGGGCAGACGAGGATTTTAACCACGACGATTACTCTTGAAACTGGTCAGGGTAATTTTTCGTTGTCAATTGCTCTTGGTATAATTCTCCTTTTAATTGCCTTAATTGTGAATATGCTTATGTCCTATTTCCAGCAGAGGTGA
- a CDS encoding ABC transporter ATP-binding protein, with translation MFKIHGLYKKFGEKQVLNGVDLEIKKGEVFTIIGPSGQGKSTLLRIMNLLETPTSGSVIFDGKDLFEGGRVSVDMKRRMGMVFQNPTAFNMNVFDNVALGLKYRGLKKAEIKEKVEEALLEIGLSGYEKRLAKTLSGGEMQRVSLARAIVTEPDILFMDEPTASLDPVNTEKIEDLIHYYNKEKGITIVMSTHDLMQGQRLADRIGVMIEGVFYQKGTPDEVFSKPANESVARFIGINNIIYGKVIRREEGGKHAILKAGGVEILVMTGFSQGSRVSACIRPEEITVHHKRIEMVRGRNIISGIVSGISRQGRLIFADVDCGAGLNISALVTWEQFESLSLKKGDEVFLSFKPRSVHVMEKIDGSGEEAFN, from the coding sequence TTGTTTAAAATACATGGTCTTTACAAAAAATTCGGCGAGAAACAGGTTTTAAACGGTGTTGATCTTGAGATCAAAAAAGGTGAGGTATTTACAATAATCGGGCCTTCGGGTCAGGGGAAGTCGACGCTTCTTCGTATAATGAACCTTCTTGAAACACCTACCTCGGGCAGTGTCATATTTGACGGGAAAGATCTTTTTGAGGGCGGCAGGGTTTCCGTTGATATGAAAAGACGGATGGGAATGGTCTTTCAGAATCCTACGGCCTTCAATATGAATGTATTTGATAATGTTGCGCTCGGCCTTAAATACAGAGGTCTAAAAAAGGCTGAAATAAAGGAGAAAGTAGAAGAGGCACTTTTGGAGATTGGCCTGTCCGGGTATGAAAAACGACTTGCCAAAACACTTTCAGGCGGTGAAATGCAGAGGGTCTCTCTTGCAAGGGCGATTGTGACCGAGCCCGACATTCTTTTCATGGACGAGCCGACTGCAAGTCTTGATCCTGTAAACACTGAAAAAATTGAAGATCTGATTCATTACTATAACAAAGAGAAGGGAATAACGATTGTAATGTCAACGCATGATCTTATGCAGGGTCAGAGGCTTGCAGACAGGATTGGCGTCATGATAGAGGGTGTATTTTATCAGAAGGGAACACCCGATGAGGTATTTTCAAAACCTGCAAACGAGAGTGTTGCCAGATTTATCGGCATCAACAATATAATATATGGAAAAGTAATCCGGCGCGAAGAAGGCGGGAAACATGCAATTTTGAAAGCAGGTGGTGTTGAAATACTGGTGATGACCGGATTTTCACAGGGAAGCCGTGTATCAGCCTGCATACGCCCTGAGGAGATTACGGTTCATCATAAAAGAATTGAGATGGTCAGGGGTAGAAATATAATCTCCGGGATTGTTTCGGGTATTTCACGACAGGGAAGGCTGATTTTTGCCGATGTGGACTGCGGTGCCGGTCTTAATATAAGTGCCCTCGTAACATGGGAACAGTTTGAGAGCCTTAGTCTGAAAAAAGGAGATGAGGTATTCCTATCATTTAAACCCAGATCAGTTCATGTTATGGAAAAAATAGATGGATCTGGGGAAGAGGCGTTTAATTAA
- the wtpA gene encoding tungstate ABC transporter substrate-binding protein WtpA has translation MKKFSSFILVLAIICAVVFISGCTGSGEKVSGDQQGQPAATAVPAEKSVLKVFHAGSLAAPMEEMEAAFEDKYPGVDVQLYAGGSTKLAKEIVELGKPADVFASADYSLIPGLMVPDYASWYATFAKNRMVLCFTDKSKFADEVNADNWYEVLGREGVAWAFSDPNLDPCGYRSLMTIQLAESNYNDDQIFDNLVGKNSKITTTIEDGVTTIHATEPEPVFPLTIDPKSVNLISGLQAGNLDYAWEYRSVAEQNAESGIKYIELPEAVDLSSIDFKDTYASVQVESSGGMKKGKPIVYGVTVPTSADQPENGEKFVEMLVGETGQDIMTKAGQPPIVPANGFLEVPAGLQSVLAVAN, from the coding sequence ATGAAAAAATTCTCATCTTTTATTCTGGTTTTAGCCATTATCTGTGCGGTTGTTTTTATATCAGGCTGCACAGGCAGCGGTGAAAAGGTATCGGGGGATCAGCAGGGGCAGCCTGCGGCAACAGCAGTCCCTGCAGAGAAGAGTGTGCTTAAGGTATTCCATGCCGGCAGTCTTGCCGCTCCTATGGAAGAGATGGAAGCAGCATTTGAGGATAAATACCCGGGCGTTGATGTCCAGCTTTATGCAGGCGGAAGCACAAAGCTTGCAAAAGAGATTGTTGAACTTGGAAAGCCTGCAGATGTTTTTGCTTCAGCGGATTACTCACTTATACCCGGTCTTATGGTGCCTGACTACGCATCATGGTATGCAACATTTGCAAAGAACAGAATGGTTCTGTGCTTTACAGACAAGAGCAAATTTGCAGATGAGGTAAATGCAGACAACTGGTATGAGGTTCTTGGCCGTGAGGGAGTTGCATGGGCGTTTTCAGATCCAAACCTTGACCCGTGCGGATACCGTTCACTCATGACAATCCAGCTTGCTGAATCTAACTACAATGACGATCAGATTTTTGACAACCTTGTTGGAAAGAACAGTAAGATTACAACCACGATAGAAGACGGTGTGACAACCATTCATGCAACTGAACCCGAACCAGTCTTCCCGCTTACAATTGATCCAAAGAGTGTAAATCTTATTTCCGGTCTTCAGGCAGGAAATCTTGACTATGCATGGGAATACAGAAGTGTTGCAGAACAGAATGCAGAGTCCGGTATAAAATACATCGAACTTCCCGAAGCTGTTGATCTTTCATCCATTGATTTCAAGGACACATACGCATCAGTTCAGGTTGAATCAAGTGGTGGAATGAAGAAAGGCAAGCCTATTGTTTACGGTGTTACAGTACCAACATCGGCAGACCAGCCGGAAAACGGTGAAAAGTTTGTTGAGATGCTTGTCGGAGAGACCGGTCAGGATATCATGACAAAGGCAGGCCAGCCTCCGATTGTTCCTGCAAACGGATTTTTGGAAGTTCCTGCAGGTCTTCAGTCAGTTCTTGCAGTAGCAAACTAA
- a CDS encoding ABC transporter permease, whose protein sequence is MFKKSSIPDSCIISFSLIGGLIVFLTFISLLNLGVTQAGDIPNLISVASESKVIDSVLLTMMAGLTAVILLLVTGIPLAYVLARVDFRGKGLVESLVDLPVMLPHTVAGILVYILFMRRGIIGGPLGEAGIVFEDAYLGIVMAMFFVSSPYFINTVREGFEKVPVHMENVARTLGATRFTAFRKVVLPLSTRHILNGCILAWGRAIGEFAAVIMIAYYPMIISTLIYYRFTTSGLKESSTIAFIIIVICLLVFAGLRYVMKYAGKYDDRV, encoded by the coding sequence ATGTTTAAAAAATCCAGTATTCCGGACAGCTGTATCATCTCTTTTTCGCTTATCGGCGGTCTTATTGTATTTTTAACATTTATTTCATTGTTAAATCTTGGAGTTACACAGGCAGGTGACATACCTAATCTGATATCGGTTGCATCGGAGTCTAAAGTAATTGATTCAGTTCTTCTTACCATGATGGCAGGGCTAACTGCCGTCATACTTTTGCTTGTGACCGGAATTCCGCTCGCATATGTTCTTGCAAGGGTTGATTTCAGGGGGAAGGGTCTTGTAGAGAGCCTTGTTGACCTTCCTGTTATGCTCCCTCACACTGTTGCCGGAATTCTTGTTTATATTCTTTTCATGAGAAGGGGAATTATAGGAGGGCCGCTTGGGGAGGCGGGAATTGTTTTTGAGGATGCCTACCTTGGGATTGTTATGGCGATGTTTTTTGTCTCATCTCCTTATTTTATAAACACTGTCAGAGAAGGCTTTGAAAAAGTGCCTGTTCATATGGAGAATGTTGCAAGGACGCTTGGTGCAACAAGGTTTACGGCATTTAGGAAGGTCGTTCTTCCTTTAAGTACAAGGCACATTTTAAACGGGTGCATTCTTGCATGGGGAAGGGCAATAGGAGAGTTTGCAGCCGTTATCATGATAGCCTATTATCCTATGATAATTTCAACGCTGATTTACTACAGGTTTACAACAAGCGGCCTTAAAGAGAGCAGCACGATTGCCTTTATCATAATAGTAATCTGTCTTCTGGTCTTTGCAGGTCTGAGATACGTTATGAAGTATGCGGGGAAGTATGATGATAGAGTTTGA
- a CDS encoding ATP-binding cassette domain-containing protein: MMIEFDDVSLTLGDFSLKNLTLEISKGDYYFVLGPSGAGKTVILEAIAGLHRPDSGRILIRGEDVSGIPPEKRKIALVYQDYSLFPHMSVYENIAFGLLMQKAGKEEVSKAVDNIMNRLGISHLRDRHPLTMSGGEQQRVALARSLVVNPDILLLDEPLSAMDPITREKFISDLRSLHKELGITIVQVTHSRDEVFALAEKVAVISSGKLEQEGTLNDVFRKPENSVVGRFIGIENVLLGSVGGCSENGGCTVDICGVKIRALCEAGDKKEICAYIRGVDVGIDTVMSDSPVSGSRNVLPGSVLCVNPYNSMYRVYVDCGFSLCSLLTEREVDAMKIEPGKDVYAFFEDSAVHLTGRD, translated from the coding sequence ATGATGATAGAGTTTGATGACGTTTCACTTACTCTTGGGGATTTCAGCCTGAAAAATCTGACGCTTGAAATTTCAAAAGGAGATTATTATTTTGTTTTAGGTCCTTCTGGTGCCGGAAAGACTGTAATTTTAGAGGCCATTGCAGGGCTTCACAGGCCTGATTCCGGCAGGATTTTAATAAGAGGTGAGGATGTATCAGGCATTCCTCCTGAGAAGAGAAAAATAGCGCTTGTTTACCAGGATTATTCGCTTTTTCCCCATATGAGTGTGTATGAGAATATTGCTTTTGGTCTTTTAATGCAGAAGGCAGGTAAGGAAGAGGTCTCAAAAGCTGTCGATAACATAATGAACAGGCTTGGCATCAGTCATTTAAGGGACAGGCATCCCCTGACCATGAGCGGCGGGGAACAGCAGAGGGTTGCTCTTGCACGTTCCCTTGTTGTGAATCCGGATATTCTTCTTCTCGATGAACCGCTGTCGGCCATGGACCCGATAACCCGTGAGAAGTTTATCTCTGACTTAAGGTCACTGCATAAGGAACTGGGGATTACTATTGTTCAGGTGACTCATTCCCGTGATGAGGTGTTTGCCCTTGCAGAGAAGGTTGCGGTAATATCATCCGGCAAACTTGAGCAGGAAGGCACGCTCAATGATGTTTTCAGGAAACCGGAAAACTCTGTTGTCGGGAGGTTTATCGGGATTGAAAATGTCCTTTTGGGATCTGTTGGCGGATGCTCTGAAAACGGGGGGTGCACGGTTGATATCTGCGGTGTTAAAATCCGTGCTCTGTGTGAAGCCGGGGACAAAAAAGAGATATGTGCCTACATAAGGGGGGTTGATGTCGGTATTGACACCGTGATGTCAGATTCACCTGTTTCAGGAAGCAGGAATGTTCTGCCGGGCAGTGTTCTCTGTGTAAATCCTTACAATTCAATGTACAGGGTCTATGTTGACTGCGGATTTTCCTTATGCTCGCTTTTGACCGAAAGGGAGGTTGATGCTATGAAGATTGAGCCAGGGAAAGATGTTTACGCCTTCTTTGAGGATTCGGCTGTTCATCTGACCGGAAGGGACTGA